One stretch of Schlesneria sp. DSM 10557 DNA includes these proteins:
- a CDS encoding sensor histidine kinase has translation MKATPPEFDERRAAAKIAELQQQIQSLQQQLLQAQKMSSVGALASSITHEFNNILMTVINYAKMGVRHKDPAIRDKSFEKILAAGHRASKITTGMLSYARQQSDRREPMDLVPLVEDVLVLVEKDLQRYRIRLTTQFDDHPIAAVNSGQVQQVVLNLIVNARQAMEQGGNLTIAVRQNRELGQAEISIKDSGCGIPPEKLRRIFEPFFTTKTADDQGQGGTGLGLSLAQKVMEAHGGRIRVESAVGSGTMFTLKFPLVASTVKAAAGSVAS, from the coding sequence ATGAAGGCCACCCCACCCGAATTCGACGAACGACGGGCAGCCGCAAAAATTGCCGAACTGCAGCAGCAGATTCAGTCACTGCAACAGCAACTGCTGCAGGCACAGAAGATGAGCTCCGTCGGGGCTCTGGCCTCCTCGATCACGCATGAGTTCAACAACATTCTGATGACGGTGATCAACTATGCGAAGATGGGCGTGCGGCATAAAGATCCGGCCATTCGTGACAAATCGTTCGAGAAGATTCTGGCGGCAGGCCATCGTGCATCAAAGATCACGACCGGAATGCTGTCCTACGCACGTCAGCAGAGTGACCGTCGAGAACCGATGGATCTGGTCCCGCTGGTCGAAGACGTGCTGGTGCTTGTCGAGAAGGATCTGCAGCGGTACCGGATTCGCCTGACAACTCAATTTGACGATCACCCGATTGCTGCGGTGAACTCGGGTCAGGTCCAGCAGGTGGTGCTGAACCTGATCGTGAATGCACGGCAGGCCATGGAGCAGGGAGGAAACCTGACGATTGCAGTCCGCCAGAATCGCGAGCTGGGTCAGGCGGAAATCAGTATCAAAGACAGCGGCTGCGGTATCCCACCCGAGAAGCTGCGACGGATTTTTGAGCCGTTCTTCACGACGAAGACAGCCGACGATCAAGGGCAGGGGGGGACCGGCCTGGGACTTTCGCTGGCCCAGAAAGTGATGGAAGCGCACGGCGGCCGGATCCGAGTCGAAAGTGCCGTCGGGTCGGGAACGATGTTCACACTGAAGTTCCCCCTGGTCGCATCGACCGTCAAAGCGGCAGCAGGTTCCGTCGCGAGCTGA
- a CDS encoding response regulator transcription factor: MRVLVIEDEPNIRRLLREILEESGYCVDVAVDGHEGLSKAVTWPYDAVILDLLLPQMDGWELLESLRETHNTPVLILSARDALSDRVLGLDLGADDYLSKPFERVELLARLRALIRRSAGQSQSTISLEDLVVDLRGRRVLRDEVDLQLTAREFSVLEYLVLHRGRVVSRNEITDHLLDESDNSISNSLDVHISNIRKKLGRDVIATRRGQGYVVTQ, translated from the coding sequence GTGCGAGTTCTTGTCATAGAAGATGAACCCAACATCCGCCGGCTATTGCGCGAGATTCTGGAAGAATCGGGTTACTGTGTCGACGTCGCTGTCGATGGGCACGAAGGGTTATCGAAGGCGGTGACGTGGCCCTATGACGCCGTGATTCTGGATCTTCTTCTCCCGCAAATGGACGGGTGGGAGCTGCTCGAATCCCTCCGTGAAACGCATAATACTCCGGTCTTGATCCTCTCCGCTCGGGATGCGCTTTCGGATCGCGTGCTGGGTCTGGATCTGGGTGCGGACGATTACCTGTCCAAACCATTCGAAAGAGTGGAGTTATTAGCGAGACTGCGAGCACTGATTCGCCGCTCCGCCGGTCAGTCGCAGTCGACAATCTCGCTGGAGGATCTGGTCGTCGACCTGCGAGGTCGACGCGTCCTGCGGGATGAAGTCGATCTACAACTGACGGCACGCGAATTTTCGGTACTGGAGTATCTGGTACTCCATCGCGGACGCGTGGTCTCTCGTAATGAAATCACAGATCACCTGTTAGATGAATCGGACAACAGCATTTCGAATTCGCTGGATGTGCACATCTCGAACATACGCAAAAAGCTTGGCCGGGACGTCATTGCCACCCGGCGGGGACAGGGTTATGTCGTCACCCAGTAA
- a CDS encoding ATP-binding protein produces the protein MSSPSNPSEREPLAISTTPVSHSSPLPDRTSPGAGAATSSAALTSIATQPHEGHRSRSIRTDLVLSQLILLSLLVLVYGGSIYWLVRQATHRQVEADLLGAAQLLSQDLQKHDQLSSLRIARTYRHRFGPAPRDHAYFAVWDRDGEYIGGTMPHPPFAAPVKDPSSLTGPRPYLTRMHGPYAEIVVTGPRGEQVLVGRPMAKENDELRRLLIGVTTFGVMALAVGVAGAWWLARRICLPLERITSTAEQISSRRLNQRLNSPATSSEVGRLSRVINTMLDRLQQAFERQVRFTADASHELRTPVAVILTQAEHTLSRLRSSADYRSALETCVTAAGRMKQLIDGLMLLARSDMGQLELRQISLDLGEIVKEVVTLLEPLAVERSIQLTTDWQPARVYGDPLRLNQVATNLITNAIRYNRPNGTVNVSVFPKDDQAWLVVSDSGIGISEADHPHMLEPFFRSDRARTFDDNQGTGLGLSIASEIISAHGGTLEIQSQPDCGTQVVARFPRQA, from the coding sequence ATGTCGTCACCCAGTAATCCATCGGAACGTGAGCCACTCGCAATATCGACCACCCCTGTTTCTCACTCTTCGCCACTTCCCGACCGAACCAGTCCCGGCGCTGGCGCTGCAACCTCATCGGCGGCCCTCACTTCAATAGCAACACAACCACACGAGGGGCACAGGTCGCGATCGATTCGAACCGATCTGGTTCTCTCACAATTGATCCTGTTGTCGCTGCTGGTCTTGGTGTACGGGGGGTCGATCTACTGGCTCGTCAGACAGGCCACCCATCGCCAGGTAGAAGCCGACCTTCTCGGCGCCGCACAACTCCTTTCACAGGACCTGCAGAAGCACGATCAGCTCTCATCGCTGAGAATCGCGAGGACGTACCGGCACCGCTTCGGTCCGGCCCCTCGTGATCATGCCTACTTTGCTGTCTGGGATCGGGACGGCGAGTATATCGGGGGGACAATGCCTCACCCTCCGTTTGCTGCCCCCGTGAAGGATCCGTCGTCTCTGACCGGCCCCCGCCCCTACCTCACTCGAATGCACGGTCCCTATGCAGAAATCGTCGTCACCGGCCCCCGCGGTGAGCAAGTCCTGGTCGGACGTCCCATGGCAAAAGAGAACGATGAACTGCGTCGACTCCTGATCGGAGTCACAACGTTCGGAGTTATGGCACTGGCAGTGGGAGTCGCCGGCGCCTGGTGGTTGGCCCGACGGATCTGCCTTCCTCTGGAACGAATCACTTCCACAGCTGAGCAAATCTCGTCGCGCCGGTTGAACCAGCGACTCAACTCACCCGCCACATCCAGCGAAGTCGGACGGCTCAGCCGCGTAATCAACACCATGCTGGACCGACTGCAACAAGCGTTCGAGAGGCAGGTCAGGTTTACAGCCGATGCTTCTCATGAACTGCGGACGCCAGTCGCCGTCATCCTGACTCAGGCGGAACACACTCTGTCTCGGCTTCGCAGTTCCGCAGACTATCGCAGCGCCCTGGAAACCTGTGTCACTGCGGCCGGACGAATGAAGCAACTGATTGATGGCCTCATGCTTCTCGCCCGATCCGACATGGGCCAGCTCGAACTGAGGCAGATTTCGCTCGATCTGGGGGAGATTGTGAAAGAAGTCGTGACGCTGCTGGAACCCCTTGCGGTCGAGCGATCGATCCAACTCACAACGGACTGGCAACCTGCACGCGTTTACGGAGACCCCCTGCGTCTGAACCAGGTTGCAACAAATCTCATCACTAATGCAATTCGCTATAACCGACCGAACGGCACGGTCAACGTCTCGGTCTTCCCCAAGGATGACCAGGCCTGGCTTGTCGTTTCTGATTCGGGAATTGGCATCTCTGAGGCAGATCACCCGCACATGCTGGAACCCTTCTTCCGAAGCGACCGTGCTCGTACCTTTGATGACAACCAGGGGACGGGTCTGGGATTGAGTATCGCCAGCGAGATCATCTCGGCCCACGGTGGGACGCTGGAAATTCAGTCTCAGCCCGATTGCGGAACTCAGGTCGTCGCCAGGTTCCCGCGACAAGCATAA
- a CDS encoding DUF1080 domain-containing protein — protein sequence MRNLKWVNGLAFLTSVLGVSVCGHADEYLNGIEWKEPAVVVPGENGGAPSDAVILFNGKDLSAWQGAENWKIDNGAMVSGKGDVRTKESFGDCQLHIEWSAPTPAVGSGQGRGNSGIFLMDTYELQVLDSYDNKTYSDGQAGAIYKQTPPQVNVTRAPGTWNIYDIIWTAPRFKEDGALASPAYITALHNGVLILNHFELKGDTPFHRPPAYTKHADRLPIRLQDHGNPVRFRNIWIRETKPVVGKAVKKPFLRDDKGNEKPIE from the coding sequence ATGCGCAATTTGAAATGGGTGAATGGTCTGGCTTTTCTGACATCGGTCCTGGGTGTCTCCGTCTGCGGTCACGCTGATGAGTATCTCAATGGAATCGAATGGAAAGAACCGGCTGTGGTTGTCCCGGGTGAGAACGGTGGGGCTCCGTCGGACGCGGTCATCCTTTTCAACGGTAAAGATCTTTCAGCCTGGCAGGGGGCCGAGAACTGGAAGATCGACAACGGTGCGATGGTCAGCGGCAAAGGTGATGTCCGCACAAAAGAGTCCTTCGGTGACTGCCAGCTTCACATCGAGTGGTCTGCTCCGACACCCGCAGTGGGAAGCGGTCAGGGACGGGGCAACAGCGGAATCTTTTTGATGGATACCTACGAGCTTCAGGTGCTCGATTCCTACGACAACAAGACCTATTCCGATGGTCAGGCAGGAGCCATCTACAAGCAGACCCCGCCGCAGGTGAATGTGACTCGTGCTCCTGGCACGTGGAACATCTATGACATCATCTGGACGGCTCCTCGCTTCAAAGAAGATGGTGCACTGGCATCGCCCGCCTATATCACGGCGCTGCACAATGGGGTTCTGATCCTGAACCACTTCGAGCTGAAGGGAGATACTCCTTTCCATCGTCCTCCGGCCTATACCAAGCACGCTGATCGTCTTCCGATCCGCCTGCAGGATCACGGAAACCCGGTCCGCTTCCGAAACATCTGGATCCGCGAAACGAAGCCCGTTGTCGGTAAGGCGGTGAAAAAGCCATTCCTGCGTGACGACAAAGGGAACGAAAAACCCATCGAGTAA
- the pilM gene encoding type IV pilus assembly protein PilM, with protein MAENQAAWGIEIGQAGLKAIKLRYTEAAQQVVAVAFDYIPHPKLLNQPDAVPDELIRQALDTFLSRNPIGSDLVAISLPGQHALAKFIQLPPVEQSKVAEIVKYEARQQIPFPLEEVIWDFQALGGGVEESGYLLDGEVGLFAMKREQVQHHLQPFLDRKVEVELIQIAPLSLYNFLCYDRLGYRKNEPREPSEDYSVVVDMGSDATSLMVTNGKKIWIRNMPVGGNHFTRALTKEMKLTFAKAEHLKCNATKAPDPRAVFQALRPVFNDYVSEIQRSIGFFSSVNRSAKISRLIGVGNGFRLAGLQKFLQQNLQYEVERVDTFQAAVGDNVLNAPLFQENLLTFCVPYGLALQCLNLTDIHTTLLPPEIATARLIRRKKPWAVATAATLLLGLATSAAGFGNVLQSVSTTRFGEAEAEAEKISKEASKLRSDYEGEEGKNKSLKASGDVLVRSLDTREQWLEVYKAIDECLPRDTDNQLDEMNMALRDRISIRSITTKKYSDLSSWFSEPAIAAEEGEAKLYFREDKDPDNASKFDDKIANPDYEINDRSVGPTGEGYVFTLHGIHYHHEDKNPKGRGATYVDVKFLKNLQSWTVKREDPSGGPLVETPVRLIGITHATMPEATASTPILFTPNRKPQSRNSFGGGAAPFGAPAGAAFGGPAGFPGGATGYAPNAGRLQSEDDGSEKSITLQRTVFKVVFAWKPTPLDQRKPWPPEQTGTPTNSESTGATEEQ; from the coding sequence ATGGCAGAGAACCAGGCAGCATGGGGGATTGAGATTGGTCAGGCGGGCCTGAAAGCAATCAAGCTCCGCTATACCGAGGCTGCCCAGCAGGTCGTGGCCGTCGCCTTTGACTACATTCCCCATCCGAAACTGTTGAATCAGCCCGATGCCGTCCCCGATGAACTGATTCGGCAGGCCCTGGACACCTTCCTTTCACGAAACCCGATCGGCTCCGATCTGGTCGCGATCAGTCTTCCCGGTCAGCACGCGCTGGCGAAGTTCATTCAGCTTCCCCCGGTTGAACAGAGCAAAGTCGCCGAGATCGTGAAGTACGAAGCGCGCCAGCAGATTCCCTTTCCACTGGAAGAAGTGATCTGGGACTTCCAGGCACTGGGCGGAGGGGTTGAAGAAAGTGGCTACCTGCTAGACGGGGAAGTCGGACTTTTCGCGATGAAACGTGAGCAGGTTCAGCATCACCTGCAGCCGTTTCTTGATCGCAAAGTCGAAGTTGAGCTGATTCAGATCGCCCCGTTGTCTCTCTACAACTTCCTGTGCTATGACCGTCTCGGCTACCGCAAGAACGAGCCTCGCGAGCCGAGCGAAGACTACTCAGTCGTCGTCGACATGGGTTCGGACGCTACGTCGCTGATGGTGACCAATGGCAAGAAGATCTGGATTCGCAATATGCCGGTGGGTGGGAACCACTTTACCCGGGCATTGACGAAGGAAATGAAGCTGACGTTCGCCAAGGCCGAACACCTCAAGTGCAACGCCACGAAAGCACCCGATCCGCGAGCCGTGTTTCAGGCCTTGCGTCCTGTCTTCAACGACTATGTCTCTGAGATTCAACGTTCGATCGGCTTTTTCTCGAGCGTGAATCGCAGTGCGAAAATTTCCCGCCTGATCGGCGTCGGAAATGGGTTCCGTCTTGCCGGTCTGCAGAAGTTTCTCCAGCAGAACCTCCAATACGAAGTTGAACGTGTCGATACGTTCCAGGCAGCCGTGGGTGACAATGTCCTCAACGCTCCCCTGTTCCAGGAAAACCTGCTGACATTCTGCGTCCCGTATGGTCTGGCGCTTCAGTGTCTGAATCTGACTGACATCCACACCACGCTGCTTCCGCCGGAAATCGCGACTGCACGTCTGATTCGCCGCAAAAAGCCCTGGGCTGTCGCCACTGCTGCGACATTGCTGCTGGGATTGGCGACTTCCGCTGCCGGTTTTGGCAACGTCCTGCAGTCAGTCAGCACCACCCGCTTTGGTGAAGCGGAGGCAGAAGCAGAAAAAATCAGTAAGGAAGCGAGTAAACTTCGTTCCGACTACGAAGGAGAAGAGGGGAAGAACAAATCCCTGAAAGCCTCAGGGGACGTTCTGGTCCGCTCATTGGACACGCGGGAACAGTGGTTGGAAGTCTACAAGGCGATCGATGAATGTCTGCCACGAGACACCGACAACCAGCTCGATGAAATGAACATGGCTCTGCGCGATCGGATTTCGATTCGCAGTATTACCACCAAGAAATACAGTGACCTCAGTTCGTGGTTCAGCGAACCGGCAATCGCAGCGGAAGAAGGAGAAGCGAAACTCTATTTCCGTGAAGACAAGGATCCGGACAACGCATCCAAGTTCGATGATAAAATTGCGAATCCTGATTACGAAATCAACGACCGGTCGGTGGGTCCCACCGGCGAGGGCTACGTCTTCACTCTGCACGGAATTCACTACCACCACGAGGACAAAAACCCCAAGGGACGTGGTGCAACCTATGTGGATGTCAAATTCCTGAAGAATTTGCAGAGTTGGACGGTTAAACGAGAAGACCCCTCGGGCGGTCCTCTTGTCGAGACGCCCGTTCGGTTGATCGGGATTACGCATGCCACGATGCCCGAGGCAACCGCGTCCACGCCAATTCTGTTCACTCCCAACCGAAAACCGCAGTCCCGCAACAGCTTTGGAGGAGGAGCAGCACCCTTTGGTGCACCGGCAGGTGCAGCATTCGGCGGCCCTGCAGGATTCCCCGGCGGTGCTACGGGATATGCTCCGAATGCAGGTCGGTTGCAAAGCGAAGATGATGGTTCGGAAAAGTCCATCACTCTGCAGCGAACAGTATTCAAGGTCGTGTTTGCCTGGAAGCCAACGCCACTTGACCAACGTAAACCCTGGCCTCCCGAGCAAACCGGCACTCCAACCAATTCTGAATCGACGGGTGCAACGGAAGAGCAGTAA
- a CDS encoding FG-GAP repeat domain-containing protein yields the protein MKSSLSLLCLLLFPYVAWGQGLTRLPYNHPGLQVDLGVGLWAWPVPCDADGDGDYDLIVSCPDKPSNGVWLFINDSGDTSVNKMPTFRPATRLSSTVHYVMPSYVDGKLHVLTPGFSYPHFLTRGLQDRLPLPVPANFYRPAWNQPKGPKVRHNQWRYVDFDGDGALDLVTGIEDWSEYGWDDAFNAKGEWTNGPLHGFVLLHRNEGTTEEPKYASPVKVMAGDKPIDVFGCPSPNFGDFDQDGDLDLICGEFLDGFTYFENTGTRTEPVYAPGHPLLQADGSPLKMDLEMIVPVAFDWDKDGDLDLIVGDEDGRVAFVENVTPEVRPEQEAKPTTGHMPLFAAPRYFQQEADTLKCGALATPYAIDWDADGDIDIISGNTAGYIEIFENLSGRGIEQPKWAAPRRLQFNSKVFRVMAGPNGSIQGPAEAKWGYTTLNVADWDGDGLNDILFNSILGRVQWLKNMGTREVPEFTEATPVTVEWTDGPRKPAWTWWEPEGNALVTQWRTTPVVHDFTGDGLPDLAMLDHEGFFVLFERTRRDGALVLLPPRRLFTDRDGKPLQFNNRTAGGSGRRKLAVVDWDGDGNLDILLNSTNADLYRGLGQVDGQWRFEHIGSLAQQNIEGHDVSPAIVDFNADGIPDFLGGAEDGRFYYLRNPRTR from the coding sequence ATGAAGTCCTCGCTGTCGCTGCTGTGTCTGTTGTTGTTCCCGTATGTCGCCTGGGGTCAGGGGCTCACCAGGCTCCCTTACAACCACCCCGGCTTGCAGGTGGACCTCGGGGTCGGACTCTGGGCCTGGCCCGTTCCTTGCGATGCCGATGGCGACGGGGATTACGACCTGATCGTCTCGTGCCCCGACAAACCTTCCAACGGAGTCTGGCTGTTCATCAACGACTCGGGCGATACCTCAGTCAATAAAATGCCCACCTTCCGCCCCGCGACCCGTCTGAGTTCCACCGTACACTATGTCATGCCCAGCTACGTTGACGGGAAGTTGCATGTACTCACCCCCGGATTCTCCTACCCCCACTTCCTGACACGAGGGCTGCAAGATCGATTGCCGCTTCCCGTCCCGGCGAACTTCTATCGCCCCGCCTGGAATCAGCCCAAAGGCCCCAAGGTTCGACACAACCAATGGCGATATGTCGACTTCGACGGCGATGGGGCACTCGACCTCGTCACGGGGATCGAAGACTGGAGCGAGTACGGTTGGGACGACGCCTTTAATGCCAAAGGGGAATGGACCAATGGTCCGTTGCACGGTTTTGTCCTGCTGCACCGTAACGAAGGAACGACCGAGGAACCAAAGTACGCCAGTCCCGTCAAAGTCATGGCGGGAGACAAACCGATCGATGTGTTCGGCTGTCCGTCGCCCAACTTCGGCGACTTTGACCAGGATGGCGATCTGGATTTGATCTGCGGCGAATTCCTGGACGGATTCACCTATTTTGAAAACACCGGGACACGCACGGAACCCGTCTACGCCCCCGGTCATCCTTTGCTTCAAGCGGATGGATCGCCACTTAAGATGGACCTGGAGATGATCGTTCCGGTCGCCTTCGACTGGGACAAGGATGGTGACCTGGATCTGATCGTCGGCGACGAAGATGGCCGAGTCGCGTTCGTCGAAAACGTCACTCCTGAAGTTCGACCGGAACAGGAAGCGAAACCCACGACGGGCCACATGCCCCTCTTCGCCGCTCCTCGCTACTTCCAGCAGGAAGCCGACACACTCAAGTGTGGTGCTCTGGCAACCCCCTACGCCATCGACTGGGACGCTGATGGAGACATCGACATCATCTCTGGAAACACAGCCGGCTATATCGAGATTTTCGAGAACCTGAGCGGTCGTGGGATCGAACAACCAAAGTGGGCCGCTCCACGTCGACTGCAGTTCAACTCTAAGGTCTTCCGCGTGATGGCGGGTCCCAATGGAAGCATCCAGGGTCCGGCAGAAGCCAAATGGGGATACACCACACTCAACGTCGCGGACTGGGATGGAGATGGCCTGAACGACATCCTCTTCAATTCCATTCTTGGCCGGGTGCAGTGGTTGAAAAACATGGGAACGCGGGAAGTTCCCGAGTTCACCGAGGCGACCCCAGTCACAGTCGAATGGACGGACGGCCCCCGCAAACCGGCATGGACCTGGTGGGAGCCGGAAGGGAATGCGCTGGTGACTCAATGGCGAACAACACCGGTCGTACACGACTTCACAGGAGACGGTCTCCCTGACCTGGCAATGCTCGATCACGAAGGATTTTTCGTCCTGTTTGAACGAACCCGGCGGGACGGTGCTCTCGTCCTGTTGCCTCCGCGCCGACTGTTCACCGACAGGGACGGGAAGCCGCTTCAATTCAACAATCGCACGGCAGGAGGGAGCGGCCGTCGCAAGCTGGCCGTCGTCGACTGGGACGGAGATGGAAACCTCGACATCCTGCTGAATTCGACCAACGCAGATCTTTACCGGGGCCTGGGGCAGGTGGACGGCCAGTGGCGGTTTGAGCATATCGGGTCACTCGCCCAGCAAAACATCGAAGGTCACGATGTCAGTCCAGCCATCGTCGACTTCAACGCGGACGGGATCCCGGATTTTCTGGGCGGAGCCGAAGACGGCCGCTTTTACTACTTACGGAATCCCCGCACGCGGTAG
- a CDS encoding class I SAM-dependent methyltransferase, translated as MLERTLEPEVMDSEAEARDYDQMDHSQVNRIFVEDFLSSLHRFGVADTSGIHVFDAGTGTALIPIELMQQGFAGNVTASDLAESMLAVARRNVQAADLSASINVVLRDCKQLPEPEATYDAVMSNSIVHHIPDPGKVLAELWRVLKPGGLLFVRDLVRPASIEAVEKLVLTYAGDSNEHQQRMFRESLHAALTVDEVAAILQELGVDANSVKLTSDRHWTICCRKS; from the coding sequence ATGCTGGAACGAACTCTCGAGCCCGAAGTCATGGACTCGGAGGCGGAAGCCAGGGACTATGATCAGATGGATCATAGCCAGGTGAACCGTATCTTCGTCGAGGATTTTCTGTCATCGCTCCATCGCTTTGGAGTTGCTGATACCAGCGGCATCCACGTCTTCGACGCGGGGACGGGAACGGCATTGATCCCGATTGAATTGATGCAGCAAGGCTTTGCTGGAAACGTGACAGCCAGTGATCTGGCCGAATCAATGCTGGCCGTCGCGCGGAGGAATGTTCAGGCCGCGGATTTGTCGGCTTCGATCAATGTCGTGTTGCGGGACTGCAAACAACTGCCCGAGCCCGAGGCTACCTACGATGCTGTGATGTCTAACAGCATTGTCCACCATATCCCGGACCCCGGCAAAGTGCTGGCGGAACTCTGGCGAGTCCTCAAACCCGGGGGGCTGCTCTTCGTTCGCGATCTGGTGCGACCCGCCTCGATCGAAGCTGTTGAGAAACTCGTTCTCACCTACGCGGGGGACTCAAATGAGCACCAGCAGCGGATGTTTCGTGAATCGCTTCACGCAGCGCTCACGGTGGACGAAGTCGCTGCCATCCTTCAGGAACTGGGTGTCGATGCCAATTCAGTGAAACTGACCAGTGACCGACACTGGACGATCTGCTGTCGCAAATCTTAA
- a CDS encoding S41 family peptidase has protein sequence MRLPIPASIASVLALTFSLSLPATAQVQNGCSRCAAPPVRGVINRGTAPSNDVATRSRTDRLRVQDAPPITSPYYPSDPNLDQEEGGLFSPLTRSSPSLIPTESAEPVATQKRQPPPSNTPDQTAPTQPSIADKIRQRYSDPRVLRMLEQLTSQGTESFYAEVSQLIDERHITPASYARRVNGALNHLSHALEVPAFIKAAQVQGSGEAVEKFRDDLERIRSQAKVRSTSDAIMVMRDVQKQAARSIKMNPSAVGLEFLYGATDSLDQFSMLLPPEKNGGPSVGLNENIVGIGVEIESHPKGLRILKLLQGGPAEQADFRRGDVITHVDGKDLKSLDLQQAVDLIVGPVGSPIQIQASRGDRSGKVTLTRQKIVFHSVVDVRMEDENQGIGYLKLEQFADSTMDEIDAALLKLHKQGMKSLIMDLRGNPGGLLTTAIALSDKFLPSGTIVETRGRTRADNSREVAQYANTWSVPLVVLIDHNSASASEIFAAAIQENHRGVIIGETSYGKGTVQTLFPLQSVPAALRLTTAKFYSPDGREMAGAGVTPDFKVATKSTEDQEQDEVLKEGIRQIQDFRTKIMAERLRRSSSTAPVTHVAA, from the coding sequence ATGCGTTTGCCAATTCCCGCTTCCATCGCGTCAGTTCTCGCACTGACTTTCAGCTTGTCGCTTCCCGCGACAGCACAGGTACAGAATGGATGTTCCCGCTGTGCTGCCCCCCCAGTACGAGGCGTTATCAACCGAGGCACCGCCCCGTCGAATGACGTGGCGACACGCTCTCGCACAGACCGTCTGCGGGTTCAGGATGCTCCTCCCATCACCTCACCCTATTACCCCAGCGACCCGAATCTGGATCAGGAGGAAGGGGGACTTTTCTCGCCTCTCACTCGCAGCAGCCCGTCGCTGATTCCGACAGAATCGGCTGAGCCTGTTGCGACCCAGAAACGTCAGCCCCCACCTTCGAATACCCCCGACCAGACTGCCCCTACTCAACCGTCAATCGCAGATAAGATACGACAGCGTTACTCGGATCCACGCGTTCTGCGGATGCTTGAGCAGCTAACCTCTCAAGGAACGGAATCCTTCTACGCTGAGGTTTCGCAATTGATTGACGAACGACACATCACGCCGGCCAGTTATGCCCGCCGGGTGAATGGAGCACTCAATCATCTGTCCCACGCGCTCGAGGTTCCTGCCTTCATCAAAGCGGCACAGGTCCAGGGATCGGGAGAAGCGGTGGAAAAGTTTCGCGACGATCTGGAGCGGATCCGAAGTCAGGCCAAAGTACGAAGTACCAGCGATGCTATTATGGTGATGAGAGACGTCCAGAAGCAGGCAGCCCGGTCAATTAAGATGAACCCTTCCGCCGTGGGACTCGAATTCCTCTATGGTGCAACGGATAGTCTGGACCAGTTCTCAATGCTGTTGCCGCCGGAAAAGAATGGAGGACCGAGCGTAGGACTGAACGAAAACATTGTGGGGATCGGGGTCGAAATTGAATCCCATCCGAAAGGTCTGCGGATCTTGAAGCTGCTGCAGGGGGGGCCCGCAGAACAAGCGGACTTTCGCCGGGGAGACGTGATTACCCATGTCGATGGAAAGGATCTGAAGTCGCTCGACCTGCAACAGGCCGTCGACCTGATCGTCGGCCCTGTCGGCAGCCCGATCCAGATTCAGGCCTCGCGAGGAGACCGCTCGGGCAAAGTGACACTCACCCGCCAGAAGATCGTCTTCCACAGTGTCGTCGATGTTCGAATGGAGGACGAAAATCAGGGAATTGGCTACCTGAAACTGGAACAGTTTGCAGATTCCACGATGGACGAAATCGATGCCGCACTGCTGAAACTTCACAAACAGGGGATGAAGTCACTGATTATGGACCTGCGAGGCAATCCCGGGGGACTACTGACAACAGCAATCGCGCTTTCGGATAAGTTCCTTCCTTCGGGAACGATCGTCGAAACGCGTGGCCGGACTCGAGCAGATAACTCCCGAGAAGTCGCTCAGTATGCGAATACGTGGAGTGTCCCTCTGGTCGTGCTGATCGACCATAACAGTGCGAGTGCCAGCGAGATCTTTGCAGCGGCGATTCAAGAAAACCATCGAGGTGTCATCATCGGAGAAACCTCTTACGGAAAGGGCACCGTTCAGACGCTGTTTCCGCTCCAGTCGGTTCCTGCCGCACTGCGGCTGACCACCGCCAAGTTCTATAGTCCGGATGGACGGGAGATGGCAGGAGCAGGTGTGACGCCCGATTTCAAAGTGGCGACCAAGTCGACGGAAGATCAGGAACAGGACGAAGTGCTGAAAGAGGGGATCCGACAGATCCAGGACTTCCGAACCAAGATCATGGCCGAGCGATTGCGACGATCCAGCAGCACAGCTCCCGTCACCCACGTTGCCGCATGA
- a CDS encoding carbon storage regulator produces the protein MLVLTRKRDEFIKIGSDIVIRVMRTSKGSVKLGIEAPASVRVLRGEVVPVETPAEATLVADSDDGEESYDIAELEALLVCN, from the coding sequence ATGTTAGTGCTGACGCGAAAACGAGACGAGTTCATCAAGATTGGTTCCGACATCGTGATCCGCGTAATGAGGACCAGCAAAGGGTCCGTCAAGTTGGGGATCGAGGCCCCCGCTTCAGTCCGCGTCCTGCGAGGGGAAGTCGTTCCTGTCGAAACGCCTGCGGAAGCCACGCTTGTTGCTGATAGCGATGACGGTGAAGAATCGTACGATATCGCTGAACTGGAAGCGTTGCTGGTGTGCAACTGA